A segment of the Cohnella algarum genome:
GGCGAGCTGACGCTGGTCTTGGCCGGGCCGGTCACCAACTGGCCGCGGGCCCTCGAGATGGATTCGCATCTCGCGGAGAAGTTCAAGCGCATCGTCGTCGCGGGAGGCGCAGTCTTCGCCGCGGGCAACGCGACGCCCGTCGCCGAGCGGAATTTTCATGCCGATCCCGAGGCGGCGGAGCGGCTGTTCGCGACGGCCGGCGGCCGTTTGACGGTCGTCGGCCTCGATGTCACGATGCGGGCGCGGATTCGCGGGGAACATTTGGAGCGGTTAAGCCGCGGCAGCCCGCCCGAGCGGGAGCGGATCGTCGCGTTCATGAGACGGATGCTGAACCATTCGTTCGCGTATTATCGCCGGACGGAGCGCTGGCTCGAAGCCGCCCCCTCGGGTCCGCGCTTGCCCTGATCGCGGCGGCGGAGCCGGGGCTTTTTCGAACGGGCGTTTTTCGGGCTTCGGTCGATACGCAGGCCGGACTGACCGCCGGCATGGTCGTCGCCGACCGCCGGGCGCGCGCAAGCGTCGGGCGGGAGGTTTGCTTTTGCGTGGAGACGGACGAGGAGCGGGCGGTGGAGCGGTTTCTTTCGGCTTTTTCGTAATGCGGAAGCTGCGTCGCGTCAGGAATTCGGGTAAAGTGTAAGTACGGGGTAGAGGCCGGCAGGGCGGTTGGATTTCTCGGCCGGCGCGCGGATCAAAAAACAATTGCCGGAGGGGTTGGCCATGTATCTCGTCACATCGAAGGAAATGCGCGATATCGACCGCTATGCGATCGATGTCATCGGCATCCCCTCGCTCGTCCTGATGGAAAATGCCGGACGGGCGATCGCGGAGGAGGCCATTCGGCTTGCGGAAGCGGAGGGGGCGCGGGGCCGCCGCCCGCGCTGGCTCGTGCTGGCCGGCAAAGGAAACAACGGCGGGGACGGGGTCGTCTGCGCGCGGCGCCTGAACGAGCAAGGCTGGGAGACGCTCATCGTGTACGCGGAGGCTCCGGAAGGCTTCAAGGGCGAGGCGGCCGTTCAGCGCGACATCGCCGATCGGCTGCGGCTGCCCTCGGCCGTTTACGAGCCGGGGAAGCTGGAATGGGACCGCTTCGACGGCATCGTCGACGCGCTGCTCGGGACCGGCGCGACGGGCGAACCGCGGGAGCCGTACGCGTCGCTGATCCGGGAGGCGAACGCCAGCGGTTTGCCGATCGTGGCGGCGGACATTCCGAGCGGGCTGAACGCGGACACCGGCGAGGCGAACGAGCCGTGCATCCGGGCGGCCGTTACGGTCGCGCTCGCGATGGCGAAGCGCGGATTGCGGCTGCAGCCGGGGGCGGAGACGGCCGGAACCGTCGTCGTCCGGCCGATCGGCATTCCCGGCGATGCCGCGGCGCGGCAGGGCGTTCGCACGTTCGAGCTGAACGAAGAGACGCTGCGCCGAAAATTCGCGCTGTCGGGCGTGCCGCCGGTTCGCGCCGCGGATTCGCACAAGGGCACGTACGGACACGTGCTTGCGGTGGCGGGATCGCGCCGGATGAGCGGCGCGGGGCTGCTCTGCGCCAAAGCGGCGCTGCGCGCGGGCTGCGGCCTGCTCACGTGGGCGGTGCCCGAGGCGCTCGCGCTTCCGCTTGCCGGAGCGCTGCCGGAGGCGATGATCCGGGGCATCGCGGACGGCGGCAGCGGCGAATGGGGAGGCGCCGACGCGGATGACGCGCTGCTTGCCGCCGCCGGCAAGCAGGCGGTCGTCATCGGCCCGGGGCTCGGCCGATGGGAAGGCGACACCGGCTGGCTTCGCCGCTGGTGGGAAACCGTCGCGTCGCCGCTCGTCCTCGACGCCGACGCGCTCAACATGCTCGCCGCCGCCGGGACGACCGTCGCGGCCGGCGCGGCGGCAAGCGGCGGGCCGGCTCCGGCCGGGGAGCCGCTTGCCCTGTGGCCGCGGCGCGAAGCCGCGACCGTCCTGACGCCGCATCCCGGCGAAATGGCCCGGCTGTGCGGCTTGTCCGTGCGCGAGGTGCAGCGCGACCGGATCGGGCTGGCTCGCGAATTCGCGGGCCGGCACGGCGTCGTCCTCGTGCTGAAAGGCGCGCAAACGGTCGTCGCCTCGCCGAACGGAGACGTCTTCGTCAATACGACGGGCAACGCCGGCATGGCCACCGGCGGCACGGGCGACGTGCTCGCCGGCGTCATCGGCGGCCTGCTCGCGCAAGGCCTGGATGC
Coding sequences within it:
- a CDS encoding nucleoside hydrolase, encoding MEPVPRLIIDTGGGIDGALALLFALCDPGVAVHGITTVSGDSDADQAADQALRLIGLCLPEAEEPPPVAVGEAGPLARERAGPWIAGSGRNGFGGAMLPPPKGKAAAEPAAAFLASQAAAFPGELTLVLAGPVTNWPRALEMDSHLAEKFKRIVVAGGAVFAAGNATPVAERNFHADPEAAERLFATAGGRLTVVGLDVTMRARIRGEHLERLSRGSPPERERIVAFMRRMLNHSFAYYRRTERWLEAAPSGPRLP
- a CDS encoding NAD(P)H-hydrate dehydratase — translated: MYLVTSKEMRDIDRYAIDVIGIPSLVLMENAGRAIAEEAIRLAEAEGARGRRPRWLVLAGKGNNGGDGVVCARRLNEQGWETLIVYAEAPEGFKGEAAVQRDIADRLRLPSAVYEPGKLEWDRFDGIVDALLGTGATGEPREPYASLIREANASGLPIVAADIPSGLNADTGEANEPCIRAAVTVALAMAKRGLRLQPGAETAGTVVVRPIGIPGDAAARQGVRTFELNEETLRRKFALSGVPPVRAADSHKGTYGHVLAVAGSRRMSGAGLLCAKAALRAGCGLLTWAVPEALALPLAGALPEAMIRGIADGGSGEWGGADADDALLAAAGKQAVVIGPGLGRWEGDTGWLRRWWETVASPLVLDADALNMLAAAGTTVAAGAAASGGPAPAGEPLALWPRREAATVLTPHPGEMARLCGLSVREVQRDRIGLAREFAGRHGVVLVLKGAQTVVASPNGDVFVNTTGNAGMATGGTGDVLAGVIGGLLAQGLDAAAAAALGVYWHGAAGDRAAAGRTSPASLIASDIIEQL